AAAAGAGCGCCCTAGAGCGCTCTTTTTTTGATCTACTTAGTTACTGAATTAGGAATTTACTTATTTGTTGGCGGTTCGTTTCCCCAACCAGTAACCGATGCCTAACGGTGCAAAGAACACCACCAAGATAAACAGGATGAAGTAGATAATCACACCTTTGATTAACTCCATTAGCTTATCAATCGCAAGCACGACCACTTCTTGAGAAACACGGTCTAGATCTTGAGTGAACAGCTCTCTTTCTGAAGTCACAATACCTGCAATCTCAATGCGCTCTTTCTCAATCATCTGTACTAAAGCTTCTCTCTCACGCGTCACCATCTTTTCCAGTGCCACGCGTTCATCGCTCAGCATCGCTAATTTTTGGTCGGTTTTATCACTAAAATCGTTTAGCAATGGCTGCATTTCTGTCGACAGAATAGAAGCCAGCGTTCGCATGTACTCAGGGTTATTTTCGATAAAGTCTTGCATGCTTGCTGATGTTTGACGAAGGCTTTCCAACGTCGTAGACAGATCTTCACCCGTTAGTGAGCTGTTCAATGCAACCAATTCGGCCTTCCACGACATCAGCTTTGGCGTCTGATCAGCCATTACACTTAAACGGTCTGATGCATCACTCATTGCTTCTGGCATGCTTCCCAAATTTTGCACGATTTGAGATTCGTCTTTACCTAAGTAAGTAAGCCAATCATGGTAAGCGGGCGTAATCCTAAATGTGAGATTTTTAAATGGATAGCTAGCAGCAAACTGCTCGACAAACGCTTGGCTCTTCTTAAAGTCACTAGTACTCAATACGCCTTTTGCCAATTTTTCCGCTTCTTGAGTAAGAGCGTGAGCGGTTTCTACTGCATGATCAGTTTCGAATAGGTCGGCACCATCACCTTGCGTATAAAATTGATCCATTTGAGCAGTAAATACCCACGAATCAATTAACGCTGAAGTCGGAGAAGTTTGGTAAGCCGCTTGCTGAAGTCCCTGCTCTGCATGTATTTTCCAAAGCAGAACATAAGATTGGTGTAAAGTATCGTCGTCAGGATAAGATTGAGCGATGAGATCCGCAGAATCTTCCACGCGAGTAAAGAAAATTCTAGCGTATTCACGCGTCATAATCCGAGCATTGAGCTCTTGTTGAGTCAGCGGTGTTGTTTGGCTATCTAACTTAACTTCTAAGAGAGAACAACCACTTAGAACTATGATAAATAACCACACCATCAAACACTTACTAGAAACACGCAACATATCCACCTCTGACAAAGACTAATGGCGCGGATTGTATGAGCACTTCGTCAGAGTATTGTCAAGATTCCCACAAAATTAGTATGATTATTCTAAATATGCCATAGCAGAGTCAACTGAAGCCTGAATCGCCTGTTCCAGCTCTTCTAAATCGTGTTCACTGATAGGTCTAGATTGTTTCATTGTCATTTCAATACTTGCGGCAATAATCGCTAATCTGGACGCTTTAATGCTACCAGCAACACCTTTTAGGCTATGTACAACACGAGCAGCAGCAGGTTCATCTTGAGTGAGCAAAGATTGGAACTTAGCGAAATCGTCAGCATGATCTTGTACAAAGACACCAAGCAACAATTCAACGGACTCAACATCACCATCGAGCGTGTCTAACATTTCTTCGATATCAATCTCAGGCTTTGAATCCGTCACGCTGACAATATACCCCTCAGACATTTGCGCCTCTTCTGTGTTGTGCTGAATAGTTTGTTGTATTGCAACGCCAGGTTGCTTTGGAGGCTGAAGCTCGGAGTTTTGGTCCCGTGAGTCCCTTTCCGATAGGTAAGAGTCATTTTCGGATTGCTTGATAGCCGAGGACATTACATTGTCATTATGTTCTTCAAACGATCTATCTTCTGCACTAGAAAATGGGGGGACATTGTCCTTACTAGACTTCACTTCAGGATCTCGACCCAGTTCTTGATCTACTTCTTGCATCACTCGTTTAGAGCTAACTCCCCACCAAACCAACGCTATTATCGCAACTAAACTTAAGCCTAGCATGACAGTTAAGAGCTTGAATTGACGGTCATTAAATTCAGCTTCAAGTTTAATGATCTGTTCGTTAACCGAGTTTTTCTTAATTTTATCAACCAGAAAATTTATCCGAGCATAATCACCCAACAATACGGAAGCGTCAGCCAGTAACTGTTGGATAGCATCTTTCTCTTCGTCTTCTAACAAATAAGACTTATCCAAAATAGAATCAAAAGCTCGATAAGTCGCTGATGAACGATGAGTGTCGGAATACATGGCTTCAAAAACAACCACACCGAGTTCATTCAGTAATGGTTTTAGCTCAGGATACAGGCCAGTATCAGCGCGTAATATCTTTATGTTATCGACAAGGTCTTGAACCTGACTTTCTATTGGGATGAATTCATCAAACTTCTCAAGAAATTGGTCCACAACATAAAGTAGCTGATTAACATCAGGCCGAAAGAATGTGTGTTGAAAATCAGATTCAATCTGCAGTCGAATCGAATACACTAACTGTGCATCAAGGGCTAAGTCATTAATACGGGAGACTCGAAGAGGTTCAGAGAAGTAAAGCGACTGCCTCAACTCAGTAACACGAATGTCGAGTTCTTCAATTTGAGCAAGGGAATGGTTGTAAGAACGGCTAAGCTGAAGGATGGCCAACGCAGGAAGTAACCATAGAGTCAGAAATACAACCAAGAAAGTTGCTGGCTTTTTAAAGCGATGGGGCGTTGCCACTGATTGTTCCATCAATATTCCTTGTACGTATCGACTTCACACCATTGCAGTTATCAGAGAGTGTAAAGCGAAAAATAAGCGACAACATCCCGCTGCCGCTATTATCTATGAACAGGTGTTATGACTTGTTACGAGTCAATTGGTCACGCAAGTTCGGGGGCGTACCTTTAATCGTTAGTGTATCTGTCTCCGGATCGTAAAAAACACGTTCACCAAGAAGCAGACTATCAAAACTAACATTCAAACCGCCACCAGCACCAACAAATTTTGTTAGTTTACGCATAGTTGCGCGATCTGCAGGAAAGCTATCTTCTAACTCGTAGCCTTGTTCACTAGTATAGTCAAAGAAGCTAGTGCCATCAGTGCTTGCTGGTAATTCACCTGAAAGCTCACGAACTTGAACCTCATCACCGGCTTTTAGCTGTTCATTGCAGTAATCCGCCACCTGCTTTTTATAGCTAATCGCTTCTTCTTTCTCTAATTTAGAGTCAGAAACAAAATCTTCTACCGCTTGCATCAATACTTGGTTTTGCTGCTTAGCATCTAAACCCACTTCGGCTTGAAGGAAGTCGAGGAAGAAATCAGCAACTTTACGCCCAACACGCCCCTTAATATAAGTAAGGTAACGATTCGATTCTTTATCTGTATCGTATGTAGAAAGATCAAGACGCGCGACGATGTCCATCTTTGAAATATCAAGGTAGTCAGTCGCGCTAATGTCTAGCCCTTCCGTTACTTTCAGACTTTGATTCGAAGGTAACAAACCAATAAAAAGATAGTCCGTTGCCAGT
The Vibrio kanaloae genome window above contains:
- a CDS encoding chemotaxis protein is translated as MLRVSSKCLMVWLFIIVLSGCSLLEVKLDSQTTPLTQQELNARIMTREYARIFFTRVEDSADLIAQSYPDDDTLHQSYVLLWKIHAEQGLQQAAYQTSPTSALIDSWVFTAQMDQFYTQGDGADLFETDHAVETAHALTQEAEKLAKGVLSTSDFKKSQAFVEQFAASYPFKNLTFRITPAYHDWLTYLGKDESQIVQNLGSMPEAMSDASDRLSVMADQTPKLMSWKAELVALNSSLTGEDLSTTLESLRQTSASMQDFIENNPEYMRTLASILSTEMQPLLNDFSDKTDQKLAMLSDERVALEKMVTREREALVQMIEKERIEIAGIVTSERELFTQDLDRVSQEVVVLAIDKLMELIKGVIIYFILFILVVFFAPLGIGYWLGKRTANK
- a CDS encoding Hpt domain-containing protein, whose product is MEQSVATPHRFKKPATFLVVFLTLWLLPALAILQLSRSYNHSLAQIEELDIRVTELRQSLYFSEPLRVSRINDLALDAQLVYSIRLQIESDFQHTFFRPDVNQLLYVVDQFLEKFDEFIPIESQVQDLVDNIKILRADTGLYPELKPLLNELGVVVFEAMYSDTHRSSATYRAFDSILDKSYLLEDEEKDAIQQLLADASVLLGDYARINFLVDKIKKNSVNEQIIKLEAEFNDRQFKLLTVMLGLSLVAIIALVWWGVSSKRVMQEVDQELGRDPEVKSSKDNVPPFSSAEDRSFEEHNDNVMSSAIKQSENDSYLSERDSRDQNSELQPPKQPGVAIQQTIQHNTEEAQMSEGYIVSVTDSKPEIDIEEMLDTLDGDVESVELLLGVFVQDHADDFAKFQSLLTQDEPAAARVVHSLKGVAGSIKASRLAIIAASIEMTMKQSRPISEHDLEELEQAIQASVDSAMAYLE
- the yejK gene encoding nucleoid-associated protein YejK, with protein sequence MSLHLSNVILHQLSKNDQEELIVNYRAESLENDASSESLVAELHRVFNSKAGKGFGSFKSDSEFQQSLHEFRAGEQSFYDFSQKSALRLKDELSKYPFADEGTLVLAEYQSLATDYLFIGLLPSNQSLKVTEGLDISATDYLDISKMDIVARLDLSTYDTDKESNRYLTYIKGRVGRKVADFFLDFLQAEVGLDAKQQNQVLMQAVEDFVSDSKLEKEEAISYKKQVADYCNEQLKAGDEVQVRELSGELPASTDGTSFFDYTSEQGYELEDSFPADRATMRKLTKFVGAGGGLNVSFDSLLLGERVFYDPETDTLTIKGTPPNLRDQLTRNKS